A window of Cohnella herbarum contains these coding sequences:
- a CDS encoding ABC transporter substrate-binding protein encodes MRNTIKQGKKTGLLIGALALVIALSACTSSGGKKDAAVQGLDREDKGALKVAYFNEEAFYMQYGNAFQAMFPNVQLEVVSTESVFNAEDPVEEMEKLIAEQQPDALYLTEEQYAELAKKGLLYDLEAVVKQDEFGLDGFQPSVIELLKARGGGKLFGLSPSFASQALYYNKDMFDKHGIPYPTDGMSWEEVMQLAARFPVKKDGDDALNGLYQSSSNTFDLIRTIGEAKGLMYADADAGTVSIDSPEWKAIFQSVIEGYKSGSISMPSDSGGTGPGATVSMRGMGGKTMVFGGDSMKFVSGQAAMTIDSPMIMMFMGGMKMGGFSTSVGAAKKANSSTAKGQSVSPAKELNWDVVTMPVDPSQPDVTGSMSLDSVFSINASSENIPAAWEFLKYANGEQLAKTGSKSSPSLSSRPAFKKEVEGKNIDAFYALEANTQLLLQTMPAGFQDSFAQMASGQIKKAVDGSQSVDEVLKTIQTQGQDLLTKAKVEAEQ; translated from the coding sequence GTGAGGAACACGATCAAACAAGGTAAGAAAACGGGTTTGCTGATCGGGGCGCTCGCTCTGGTGATTGCTTTGTCGGCATGTACGTCGTCTGGCGGGAAGAAGGACGCGGCGGTACAAGGGTTGGACAGGGAGGATAAGGGTGCGCTGAAAGTCGCCTATTTCAACGAAGAAGCTTTCTACATGCAGTACGGCAATGCTTTTCAGGCGATGTTCCCCAATGTCCAATTGGAGGTCGTCTCGACGGAATCCGTATTCAACGCGGAGGACCCGGTAGAGGAGATGGAGAAGCTTATCGCGGAACAACAGCCGGACGCACTCTATTTAACGGAAGAGCAATACGCGGAACTGGCGAAAAAAGGATTGTTATACGATCTCGAAGCCGTCGTAAAACAGGACGAGTTCGGTCTCGACGGCTTCCAGCCGTCGGTCATCGAATTGTTGAAAGCGCGCGGAGGCGGCAAGCTGTTCGGCTTGAGCCCTAGTTTCGCCAGCCAAGCGCTCTACTATAACAAAGATATGTTCGATAAGCATGGCATCCCTTATCCGACGGACGGTATGAGCTGGGAAGAAGTCATGCAGCTTGCGGCGCGGTTCCCCGTCAAGAAAGACGGCGACGACGCGTTGAACGGTTTATACCAATCGTCTTCGAATACTTTCGATCTGATTCGCACGATCGGCGAAGCGAAAGGGCTGATGTACGCCGATGCGGATGCGGGGACGGTCTCGATCGATTCTCCGGAGTGGAAAGCGATTTTCCAATCGGTAATAGAGGGGTACAAATCGGGAAGCATCTCCATGCCGTCCGATAGCGGAGGCACCGGCCCGGGTGCGACAGTCTCGATGCGTGGAATGGGCGGCAAAACAATGGTATTCGGCGGGGATTCGATGAAGTTCGTTTCCGGCCAAGCTGCGATGACGATAGACAGTCCGATGATCATGATGTTTATGGGCGGCATGAAAATGGGCGGCTTCTCGACTTCCGTTGGCGCGGCGAAAAAAGCTAATAGCTCAACCGCTAAAGGCCAATCCGTAAGTCCCGCTAAGGAGTTAAATTGGGACGTCGTAACGATGCCGGTAGATCCTTCCCAACCTGACGTAACCGGCAGCATGAGCTTGGATAGCGTGTTCTCTATTAATGCTTCTTCGGAAAATATTCCTGCCGCGTGGGAGTTCCTCAAGTATGCCAATGGAGAACAACTCGCCAAAACGGGCTCGAAATCTTCGCCGTCCTTATCTTCGAGACCCGCTTTCAAGAAAGAAGTAGAAGGTAAAAACATCGACGCCTTTTATGCGCTTGAAGCCAATACGCAGTTATTGCTCCAAACGATGCCGGCAGGTTTCCAGGATTCGTTCGCGCAAATGGCGTCAGGTCAAATCAAGAAAGCGGTGGACGGCAGTCAATCCGTCGACGAAGTGCTTAAGACGATTCAAACGCAGGGGCAGGATCTGCTTACCAAAGCGAAAGTGGAGGCGGAGCAATAA
- a CDS encoding sensor histidine kinase codes for MFNRIRTQLTIRNAVVLSVILIALNFSVFFLMKKMLFAQVDQSITNVSTSATLAISPAIAVDGTKPQKTVMFRMGQMDRPIIQMFWTADGRSVPMPGNGTFNEEQLNDLRPSKFDTPYTVKAGDQYFRVLNSGNLNVSVASSTDGNTYPIITQQLLSNVSAEIGMLNRLRLILLVGGIVGLMIAVIAGFYLANRALIPIRRSLEKQQQFVSDASHELRTPLSVIQAHAELMLRHPDRTIEQDSKHVSTVLQEARRMSKLVGGLLTLARSDSNQLDLERRPIQFDKIVQECVSKMQMLAEVKEIILNAEIDANIPMNADEERLHQLLVTVLDNAIKYTPEGGVVRVVCRKFAHFVQLEVEDTGIGISPENLPHVFDRFYRGDKARTRQEGGSGLGLAIAQWIVERHGGKIRIDSKLSTGTHVYITLPL; via the coding sequence ATGTTTAACCGTATTCGTACCCAACTAACCATTCGCAACGCGGTCGTGCTCTCCGTTATCTTGATCGCATTGAATTTTTCCGTATTTTTTCTTATGAAAAAGATGTTGTTCGCGCAAGTCGATCAATCTATTACGAACGTTAGCACCAGCGCGACGTTAGCTATCTCGCCGGCGATCGCCGTAGATGGCACCAAACCGCAGAAAACCGTCATGTTCCGAATGGGCCAGATGGATAGGCCGATCATTCAGATGTTCTGGACGGCTGATGGACGTTCCGTACCGATGCCGGGCAACGGTACTTTTAATGAAGAGCAATTGAACGACTTACGACCAAGCAAGTTCGACACTCCTTATACCGTGAAGGCGGGCGATCAGTATTTCCGGGTGTTGAATTCCGGTAACCTGAACGTCTCGGTAGCGAGCAGCACGGACGGGAATACCTATCCGATCATAACGCAGCAATTGCTTAGCAACGTCTCCGCGGAGATCGGAATGCTTAACCGATTGCGGTTGATTCTGCTGGTCGGCGGGATCGTGGGGCTTATGATAGCGGTCATTGCCGGGTTTTATTTGGCGAATCGGGCGCTCATTCCCATCCGTCGATCTCTGGAGAAGCAGCAGCAGTTCGTCTCGGATGCTTCCCACGAGCTGCGAACTCCGCTTTCGGTCATCCAGGCTCACGCTGAGCTCATGCTGCGCCATCCCGACCGCACGATCGAACAAGACAGCAAACATGTTTCTACCGTTTTGCAGGAAGCCCGGCGAATGAGCAAACTCGTCGGAGGGTTGTTGACGTTGGCTCGGTCGGATTCCAATCAATTGGATCTGGAACGAAGGCCTATCCAATTCGATAAAATCGTTCAGGAATGCGTGAGCAAGATGCAGATGCTGGCGGAAGTCAAAGAGATTATCTTGAACGCGGAGATCGACGCCAATATTCCGATGAACGCGGATGAAGAACGACTTCATCAATTGCTCGTCACGGTACTCGACAATGCGATCAAATACACGCCGGAAGGCGGGGTCGTCCGCGTCGTCTGCCGCAAGTTCGCTCACTTCGTGCAACTCGAGGTCGAGGATACCGGAATCGGCATCTCGCCAGAAAACTTGCCGCATGTTTTTGATAGATTTTATCGCGGCGACAAAGCCCGAACCCGGCAAGAAGGCGGCTCCGGGCTTGGACTTGCGATCGCTCAATGGATCGTGGAACGCCACGGCGGCAAAATCCGGATCGATAGCAAGCTATCGACCGGCACTCATGTTTATATCACGTTGCCGTTATAG
- a CDS encoding response regulator transcription factor, which produces MRILVVEDDRPLLDAVTTLLREESYQVDEADNGMDGLYLAQQRVHDLIVLDIMLPGINGLSVLSELRSQGIRMPVLLLTARDSVEDRVAGLDYGADDYLVKPFASPELLARIRALLRRLSLGAPDGELHYGQLSVKCQFMEGFANGEPLKLTLKEYELMEFLLLNREQILTKEQLLDRVWGIDSEAGMGVVDVYVHYLRKKLAPSGYDRYIHTVRGVGYMLKEKS; this is translated from the coding sequence ATGAGAATTCTCGTGGTGGAAGACGACCGACCATTGCTGGACGCGGTAACGACGTTGCTCAGAGAAGAGTCGTACCAAGTCGATGAAGCGGATAACGGAATGGATGGTTTATATTTGGCGCAGCAGCGCGTCCATGATCTGATCGTACTGGACATCATGCTTCCAGGCATAAACGGTTTGTCGGTTCTCTCCGAGCTGAGGTCGCAAGGGATCAGAATGCCGGTTCTGTTGCTAACGGCACGCGACAGCGTGGAAGACCGGGTAGCGGGGTTGGATTACGGAGCCGACGATTATTTGGTCAAACCTTTTGCTTCGCCTGAACTACTAGCGCGTATAAGAGCTTTGCTGCGCAGGTTGTCTCTAGGCGCGCCGGACGGGGAGCTGCATTACGGACAGCTTTCGGTGAAGTGCCAGTTTATGGAGGGGTTCGCGAACGGGGAGCCTCTCAAGCTTACGCTTAAAGAGTATGAACTCATGGAATTTTTGCTGCTTAACAGAGAGCAGATTCTAACGAAAGAACAGTTGCTTGACCGGGTTTGGGGGATCGATTCGGAAGCGGGAATGGGCGTGGTCGACGTCTACGTGCATTACTTGCGAAAGAAACTAGCACCCTCCGGTTATGATCGGTATATCCATACCGTACGCGGAGTCGGGTACATGTTAAAGGAGAAAAGCTGA
- a CDS encoding LuxR C-terminal-related transcriptional regulator — MNSSSEPILLPTKITLPAPGSNLVDRQRLVRLIEQGQAGRLTLVSAPAGFGKTTLLGQWVRHSGQSAVWIALDEMDNDPVRFWRYVAEALSVVIDPGKGKKSGKTFEQLIRTMPSLSTNTFLDAFILQLIEITASHPVTIILDDYHAITETRIHDSLAYLIEHLPITIHVLISSRKEVPFSTVKWKVRDELTVIDAAQLKFTLEESETFYRDYADLPLSARQIEKLLDQTEGWVTGLQLVSISLRADADYDRFIEQFKGYNRNVSDYLFHEVIAKLPDDVHDFLLRTSVLERLDAKACDAVTNRSGGARMLELLKSWNLFLVPLDDHDTWFRYHHLFSEFLRNRLKKYEPGLWNSTHLSASKSLASRGLLDEAIDHAISAEDYALTESLLTRHVAPILKRGEFPTLLRWLNSFPPEYELSPEMSLIRAFLLVVTGQPERAGQLLARLEALYAEMEAGEARQQLQSGLLFVKSNLFFTGGDFAQWFAFISGILDDILPHNPFFYNFNYNLTEPLVRRNAFGLKGVLSNDTETIGRLFADVLEKHGWGDSLINLYVVQSLAEGFYEWNRLEESRQLLLKVERAARLKLVPGLYVPNRITQANLYRMNGQFDLALETMDEALRFVAKLPEAHWTSYLIAWKIELFVREGNLKEAKKEAAKLRIKAIEKPSFHREFEFMAIARLLGAQRKEKEALRLLELLKPQAQREGSLMCQVEIAIGQAVLTDQLGQRANAFRFLSEALAIGEANGYLRSFLDRGTTMEKLLHKYRAHIENENEDRSASEPEAVVSMQYVEKLLDLFPRTEMPEDAAVNQSALIEPLTPAEINLLSLIRQGASNKLIGEKLNLSEGSVKVYTSRIYGKLGVSSRTQAVLAAQRLGLLSED, encoded by the coding sequence ATGAATTCTTCTTCGGAACCGATCCTGCTCCCTACCAAAATAACCCTTCCCGCCCCCGGATCAAATCTAGTAGACCGGCAAAGACTCGTTCGGCTGATCGAACAAGGACAAGCTGGCCGACTTACTCTAGTCAGCGCTCCGGCCGGATTCGGCAAGACGACTCTGCTTGGCCAATGGGTTCGTCATAGCGGGCAATCCGCGGTATGGATCGCCCTGGACGAGATGGATAACGATCCCGTTCGCTTCTGGAGATACGTCGCCGAAGCGCTATCCGTCGTTATCGATCCCGGGAAAGGCAAGAAGTCAGGAAAAACGTTCGAACAGCTTATCCGCACGATGCCTAGCCTATCGACGAATACGTTCCTTGATGCGTTCATCCTTCAACTGATCGAGATAACGGCTTCCCATCCGGTCACGATTATTCTGGATGACTATCATGCGATTACCGAGACTCGAATTCACGATAGTCTCGCTTATCTCATCGAACATCTGCCGATAACGATTCATGTCCTGATCTCTAGCCGAAAAGAAGTCCCTTTCTCGACGGTGAAATGGAAGGTCCGAGATGAACTTACAGTAATCGATGCGGCACAATTAAAATTCACGCTGGAAGAATCGGAAACGTTCTACCGCGACTATGCCGATCTCCCCCTTTCCGCTAGGCAGATCGAGAAGCTGCTCGACCAGACGGAAGGCTGGGTAACCGGACTTCAGCTCGTTTCGATTTCGCTGCGCGCAGACGCGGACTACGATCGTTTCATCGAGCAATTCAAAGGATACAATCGCAACGTGTCGGACTATTTGTTCCATGAGGTCATCGCCAAATTGCCCGATGACGTCCACGACTTCCTTCTTCGCACCTCCGTGCTCGAACGACTGGACGCGAAAGCCTGCGATGCCGTCACGAACCGGTCCGGCGGTGCCCGGATGCTGGAACTGCTGAAATCTTGGAACTTATTCCTCGTTCCTCTGGACGACCACGATACTTGGTTTCGCTATCATCATCTGTTCTCCGAGTTTCTGCGCAACAGGCTTAAGAAGTATGAACCGGGGTTATGGAATTCGACTCATTTGTCCGCAAGCAAAAGCTTAGCTTCTAGGGGATTGTTGGACGAAGCGATCGATCACGCCATCTCCGCCGAAGATTACGCGTTAACGGAAAGCCTGCTCACCCGTCATGTCGCGCCGATCTTGAAGCGAGGGGAGTTCCCTACTCTCTTGCGCTGGTTGAACAGCTTTCCTCCGGAATACGAGCTTTCTCCGGAAATGTCGCTGATTCGCGCCTTCCTCCTCGTCGTAACGGGGCAACCGGAGCGCGCGGGACAACTACTCGCAAGATTAGAAGCTCTCTATGCCGAGATGGAAGCCGGCGAGGCGCGCCAACAGTTGCAGAGCGGCCTGCTGTTCGTCAAATCGAATTTATTTTTCACCGGAGGAGACTTCGCCCAATGGTTTGCTTTTATAAGCGGTATATTGGACGATATCCTGCCTCACAACCCGTTCTTCTACAATTTCAATTACAACCTGACGGAACCGCTCGTTCGCAGAAACGCATTCGGGCTGAAAGGGGTTCTCTCGAACGATACGGAGACGATCGGACGCCTGTTCGCGGACGTGCTCGAGAAACACGGGTGGGGAGATTCGTTAATTAATCTCTACGTCGTGCAATCATTGGCCGAGGGGTTCTATGAGTGGAATCGCTTAGAGGAAAGCCGGCAGTTGCTGCTTAAGGTCGAACGGGCGGCCCGGCTGAAGCTCGTACCCGGCTTATACGTTCCGAACCGAATCACGCAAGCGAATCTTTACAGGATGAACGGACAATTCGATCTTGCCTTGGAAACGATGGACGAGGCGCTGCGATTCGTTGCCAAGTTGCCCGAAGCCCATTGGACTTCGTATTTGATTGCGTGGAAAATAGAGCTTTTCGTTCGGGAAGGTAATTTGAAGGAGGCAAAGAAAGAGGCGGCCAAACTGCGAATTAAAGCGATCGAGAAACCTTCTTTCCATCGGGAATTCGAGTTTATGGCGATCGCTCGTTTGTTAGGGGCGCAGCGCAAGGAGAAGGAAGCTCTCCGATTGCTGGAGTTGCTCAAGCCACAAGCCCAACGCGAAGGGAGCTTGATGTGCCAAGTCGAGATTGCCATTGGACAAGCGGTTTTGACGGATCAATTGGGTCAACGGGCGAACGCGTTTCGTTTCCTTAGCGAGGCACTTGCCATCGGGGAGGCGAACGGTTATCTTCGCAGCTTCTTGGATAGGGGAACAACGATGGAGAAACTGTTGCACAAGTATCGGGCTCATATCGAGAACGAGAACGAGGACAGATCGGCCTCCGAACCGGAAGCGGTCGTATCGATGCAATACGTAGAAAAGCTGCTCGATCTGTTTCCGAGAACCGAAATGCCTGAAGATGCGGCAGTTAACCAATCGGCTCTCATCGAACCGTTAACCCCCGCCGAGATCAATCTGCTAAGCCTGATCAGACAAGGAGCCTCCAATAAGCTGATCGGAGAGAAGCTCAACTTATCGGAAGGCTCGGTTAAAGTGTACACCTCCCGCATCTACGGCAAACTCGGCGTTTCTTCTCGGACGCAAGCCGTCTTAGCCGCTCAAAGGCTGGGACTCTTGTCCGAGGATTGA
- the trhA gene encoding PAQR family membrane homeostasis protein TrhA, whose product MADTHVYTKREEIANAITHGIGTLLSIAGLVLLIVFASLEGTAWHVVSFTIYGVTMLLLYTASTLVHSFPEGKVKDLFETFDHSCIYLFIAGTYTPLLLVTLRSPLGWTLFGIVWGLAIGGVVFKAFFTKKYLVLSTLFYVLMGWLIVFAWKPLNALLVPEGLRLLIIGGLLYTVGSVFYVWRGFPYHHAVWHLFVVAGSVMHFFAILLYVL is encoded by the coding sequence ATGGCGGACACTCACGTCTACACGAAGAGGGAAGAGATCGCCAACGCGATCACGCACGGAATCGGGACTTTGCTTAGCATTGCCGGACTCGTGCTGCTGATCGTATTCGCGAGTTTGGAAGGGACGGCATGGCATGTCGTAAGCTTCACGATCTATGGGGTTACGATGCTGTTGCTCTATACGGCTTCGACGCTCGTGCATTCTTTTCCGGAAGGCAAAGTGAAGGATTTGTTCGAGACGTTCGATCATTCGTGCATTTATTTATTCATTGCCGGCACCTACACGCCGCTCTTGCTCGTGACCTTGCGCAGTCCGCTTGGCTGGACTTTGTTCGGAATCGTGTGGGGGTTGGCCATCGGGGGAGTCGTGTTCAAGGCGTTTTTCACGAAAAAATATTTGGTGCTGTCCACGTTGTTCTACGTATTAATGGGCTGGCTGATCGTTTTCGCGTGGAAGCCCTTGAACGCGCTCCTCGTTCCCGAAGGTCTTCGTCTGCTCATCATCGGCGGGCTTCTCTATACGGTAGGTTCCGTGTTCTACGTATGGAGAGGGTTCCCTTACCACCACGCGGTATGGCATCTGTTCGTCGTGGCGGGTTCGGTCATGCATTTCTTCGCGATCTTGCTCTATGTGCTGTAA
- a CDS encoding bifunctional metallophosphatase/5'-nucleotidase — protein MKELTTMRLTVLATSDIHGHVVPIRYVDNAATDYGLLKLATIIKQMRREQENTLFIDNGDLLQGTPFAYYHACLDTLAPHPIVNIMNELHLDAFIPGNHEFNYGLNFVGRAKRQSEYPWLSANLLKEGTDEPYFGKPYRIFAFPGGAKVGLLGLTTSYIPNWEQPVNIEGLSFESATSAAKRWIPVMKNTEGADVVIVSYHGGFERDWNTGEETEEQTGENEGWQLCREVDGIDVLITGHQHRRIAGARIGRTLIVQPGYQGSCLARIDLRLQSRSDGTWFVEESGADLIEASEAQADETLLAKIQQCEKHTQSWLDQPLCEVRGEMRVADHMAARLKEHPLVELINRIQMEAAGVDISCTSLFDNLAPGFGPKVSMREVTANYPFPNTLKVLRLSGRDIREALEWTSAYFHIANDGAIEVNPSYLHPKPQHYNYDMWEGIGYAINVSRPEGSRVEELTYRDRPIDLDGQYDVVMNHYRASGGGNYRMFRGKPIVREVTVDMTEIIAEYLTKAGTVHARTNNNWRVYG, from the coding sequence ATGAAGGAGCTAACGACGATGCGATTAACGGTTCTTGCGACAAGCGATATTCACGGTCACGTCGTTCCGATTCGTTACGTGGATAACGCCGCGACGGATTACGGGTTATTGAAACTCGCCACGATCATTAAGCAAATGCGCCGGGAACAAGAGAATACGCTATTCATCGATAACGGGGATTTGTTGCAGGGGACGCCTTTTGCTTACTATCACGCATGTTTGGATACCCTCGCTCCTCATCCGATCGTGAACATTATGAACGAACTACATCTGGATGCTTTCATTCCCGGAAATCACGAATTCAATTACGGATTAAACTTTGTTGGCAGGGCTAAGCGACAATCCGAGTACCCCTGGCTTTCAGCGAACTTGCTCAAGGAGGGGACGGATGAGCCTTATTTCGGCAAGCCCTATCGGATATTTGCTTTTCCGGGAGGGGCTAAGGTCGGCCTCTTAGGTTTAACGACGTCATATATCCCGAATTGGGAGCAACCGGTTAATATTGAAGGGTTATCGTTCGAATCGGCGACGAGCGCGGCTAAGCGATGGATCCCCGTTATGAAAAATACCGAGGGCGCGGATGTCGTTATCGTCTCTTATCATGGAGGTTTCGAGCGGGACTGGAACACAGGGGAAGAGACCGAGGAGCAGACGGGCGAGAACGAAGGTTGGCAATTGTGTCGCGAAGTCGATGGGATCGACGTTCTGATTACCGGTCATCAACACCGTAGAATCGCGGGAGCGCGAATCGGACGGACGCTCATCGTACAACCGGGTTATCAAGGGAGTTGCCTCGCGCGGATCGATCTGCGATTGCAAAGCCGAAGCGATGGCACATGGTTCGTGGAGGAAAGCGGCGCCGATTTAATCGAAGCTAGCGAAGCCCAAGCGGATGAGACCCTTCTTGCCAAGATACAACAATGCGAGAAACATACGCAGAGCTGGCTCGATCAGCCGCTATGCGAGGTGAGGGGCGAGATGAGAGTCGCGGATCACATGGCGGCCCGTCTTAAAGAACATCCGTTGGTGGAGCTTATTAACCGAATTCAGATGGAGGCGGCGGGGGTGGATATTTCGTGCACGTCGCTTTTCGACAACTTGGCGCCGGGTTTCGGTCCGAAGGTATCGATGAGGGAAGTGACGGCGAATTATCCGTTCCCGAATACGCTTAAAGTGTTGCGCTTGAGCGGAAGGGATATCCGGGAAGCTTTGGAATGGACATCCGCCTATTTCCATATCGCGAACGATGGAGCCATCGAAGTCAATCCAAGTTACCTTCATCCCAAACCTCAGCATTATAATTACGACATGTGGGAAGGTATCGGTTATGCGATTAACGTTTCACGTCCGGAAGGGAGTCGCGTGGAAGAGTTGACATATCGGGATCGACCGATTGATCTTGACGGTCAATACGACGTCGTGATGAATCATTACCGGGCTTCGGGGGGCGGTAATTACCGAATGTTCCGGGGCAAGCCGATCGTTCGGGAAGTGACGGTTGACATGACGGAGATTATTGCCGAATACTTAACGAAGGCGGGCACCGTTCATGCCCGGACGAATAACAACTGGCGAGTTTACGGATAA
- a CDS encoding phosphate/phosphite/phosphonate ABC transporter substrate-binding protein, translated as MLNRLPKLRIMLIVSIVMLIIAGCGNKNDNSGASVEASSPSVSESPSQEASPSPEGSPEPSPEENGYVPSELTVQFVPSQNAETLEAKAKPLEKLLTDALGIPVKVSVSTDYNTIIEAMQSKKVDVGFLPPNTYVQAKEMGAAEVILQAQRFGVNDADGQPTTELADSYKSMIIVKADSDIKTLADLKGKKIAWQSATSSAGFVYPAVELKKAGIDPNTDVTGIELKGHDKGVLAVLNGDADAAAIFQDARNIVLKDVPDIFEKTRVLHFTTPIPNDTISVRSDMSKEWITKIQDAFISLGTNEESRKIIFEIYSHQGYAKSTDSNFDSVREYAKALQ; from the coding sequence ATGCTTAACCGTTTACCGAAATTGCGTATCATGCTCATCGTTTCAATCGTAATGCTCATTATCGCGGGGTGCGGCAACAAGAACGACAACTCCGGAGCGAGCGTGGAGGCTTCCTCTCCAAGCGTATCCGAGAGCCCAAGCCAAGAAGCAAGCCCAAGTCCGGAAGGAAGCCCTGAACCAAGCCCGGAAGAAAACGGTTATGTTCCTTCGGAATTAACCGTGCAGTTCGTACCTTCCCAGAACGCGGAAACGCTTGAAGCCAAAGCCAAACCGCTTGAGAAGCTGCTTACCGACGCGCTTGGCATTCCCGTTAAAGTTAGCGTATCGACCGATTACAACACGATTATCGAAGCGATGCAATCCAAGAAGGTCGATGTCGGTTTCTTGCCTCCTAACACTTACGTGCAAGCTAAGGAAATGGGTGCAGCCGAAGTCATCCTTCAAGCGCAACGTTTCGGCGTTAACGATGCCGACGGACAACCGACGACGGAACTGGCGGACAGTTACAAATCGATGATTATCGTCAAAGCCGATTCCGACATCAAGACGTTGGCGGATCTCAAGGGCAAGAAGATCGCTTGGCAGAGCGCAACGTCGTCCGCCGGGTTCGTATACCCTGCCGTAGAGTTGAAGAAAGCCGGCATCGATCCGAACACCGATGTTACGGGCATTGAACTGAAAGGCCATGACAAAGGCGTATTGGCGGTTCTGAACGGCGATGCGGACGCGGCTGCCATCTTCCAAGACGCCCGTAACATCGTGCTTAAAGACGTTCCGGACATTTTCGAGAAAACGAGAGTCCTTCACTTCACGACTCCGATTCCTAACGATACGATTTCCGTTCGCTCGGATATGAGCAAAGAATGGATTACGAAAATCCAAGACGCGTTCATTAGCCTCGGAACGAATGAAGAAAGTCGCAAAATCATTTTCGAAATCTACTCCCACCAAGGTTACGCCAAGAGCACGGACAGCAACTTCGATTCCGTTCGTGAGTACGCAAAAGCATTGCAATAA